The proteins below come from a single Metarhizium brunneum chromosome 1, complete sequence genomic window:
- the FUBP3 gene encoding Far upstream element-binding protein 3, whose amino-acid sequence MADSHPDIQSILAALAAQRPPPGASSQTPPGPPGQSYPPPSSSTQAPPHYQAPPPTAAPAFGASGHGLPAPASSGNVDLSAIRPVTSGTMNFDAIVSKARAYAADNGATSYDRPLVYGADSRPNDRSYRRSRSRSPRGEYRDDRRGGAGREYGRDRSYSPPSRSRFSPRGGGGGGRDRSPLRGGDDNSETIQIESSLVGLIIGRQGENLRRIEADTNCRVQFLAATDGGPFRQCRISGPRPRRAEVKDAINRIIEDSGMGALNRPAQDKNRDPNKGGATALRDGEDHMQIMVPDRTVGLIIGRGGETIRDLQERSGCHINIVGESKSVNGLRPVNLIGTVEAAARAKDFILEIVDSDTRGDGPAAKKATAVVVPRSEPPPRDATGSAGPDKINDSVYVPSDAVGMIIGKGGETIRDMQNTTGCKINVAQSSGPGETQREIALIGTRDSIARAKLAIDEKVDAVRQKSGSGGPPRGRGHQDVDRPSYSQGPDTSSTNPPPASSQDASDPYAQYGGYQNYVALWYQSLMYQQQQQNGDGSPAGAPAPGS is encoded by the exons ATGGCAGACTCGCATCCCGATATCCAGAGCATACTTGCAGCATTAG CCGCTCAGCGCCCGCCCCCTGGAGCTTCATCGCAAACACCGCCTGGTCCACCCGGACAGTCGTACcctcctccatcttcatccactCAAGCTCCTCCTCACTATCAAGCTCCTCCCCCAACAGCTGCCCCTGCTTTTGGTGCATCTGGTCATGGACTCCCAGCCCCAGCATCCAGTGGCAACGTTGATCTTAGTGCCATCCGCCCAGTTACCTCGGGCACTATGAACTTTGATGCCATCGTCTCCAAGGCACGAGCATACgctgccgacaatggcgccaCGTCTTATGATCGACCACTCGTCTACGGCGCGGATTCGCGCCCCAACGACCGCAGTTACCGACGTTCGCGGTCCCGATCCCCTCGTGGCGAGTACCGAGATGACCGTCGGGGTGGAGCTGGCCGCGAGTATGGGCGAGATCGCTCCTACTCGCCTCCCTCGAGAAGTCGCTTTTCGCCTCGTGGAGGTGGAGGTGGGGGGCGAGACAGGTCGCCACTACGCGGAGGAGATGACAATTCAGAGACGATTCAAATCGAATCCAGCCTTGTCGGCTTGATCATTGGCCGCCAGGGTGAAAACTTGCGTCGCATTGAGGCAGATACCAATTGCCGTGTACAGTTCCTTGCTGCCACTGATGGCGGCCCTTTCCGTCAGTGCAGGATCTCGGGTCCGCGACCGCGTCGCGCTGAAGTCAAGGATGCCATCAACCGAATCATCGAGGACAGTGGCATGGGTGCCTTGAACCGACCCGCCCAGGACAAGAATCGTGATCCCAACAAAGGCGGCGCTACTGCGCTGCGAGATGGTGAGGACCACATGCAAATCATGGTCCCTGATCGGACTGTAGGTCTAATCATTGGCCGTGGAGGCGAGACTATTCGCGATCTTCAAGAAAGGTCTGGCTGCCATATCAACATCGTGGGGGAGTCAAAGAGCGTTAATGGATTGCGCCCGGTGAATCTTATCGGCACAGTGGAGGCTGCAGCTCGTGCTAAAGATTTCATCTTGGAAATCGTCGACAGCGACACCAGAGGCGATGGCCCAGCCGCGAAGAAGGCCACTGCTGTAGTTGTCCCTCGGTCCGAGCCTCCTCCCAGGGATGCCACTGGCAGTGCTGGGCCGGACAAGATTAACGACTCTGTTTATGTTCCGTCCGATGCTGTTGGCATGATCATAGGAAAAGGGGGAGAGACCATCCGTGACATGCAAAATACGACTGGTTGCAAGATCAACGTCGCCCAGTCCTCTGGTCCGGGCGAGACTCAGAGAGAAATTGCCCTTATTGGCACTCGAGATAGCATCGCCCGTGCCAAACTGGCCATTGATGAGAAGGTTGATGCTGTG AGACAGAAGAGTGGAAGCGGTGGTCCTCCACGTGGCCGTGGACACCAAGATGTCGACCGGCCGTCATATTCACAAGGCCCTGATACATCTTCTACTAACCCACCACCAGCTTCTTCCCAAGACGCCTCGGACCCTTACGCCCAGT ATGGCGGATACCAGAATTATGTTGCCCTATGGTACCAGTCCCTGATGtaccaacagcaacagcagaatGGCGACGGGTCCCCAGCCGGTGCCCCTGCCCCTGGCTCTTAA
- the SSN8 gene encoding RNA polymerase II holoenzyme cyclin-like subunit — protein MSANYWESTQRRHWLFTKDQLSTMRQKLDDDNADLVRMFPLPQPRHLAIYFNQQLLRLAKRLSIRQQAMATAQVYLKRFYIKVPVRSTNPYLVITTSLYLACKMEEAPQHIRLIVTEARQLWQDFIGLDTSKIGECEFYLISEMSSQLIVHQPYRTLTSLRTELSLVDEDVQLARSVINDSFNSDLPLLCAPHVIALVAILLALVLRPNSTAPGQAGSGSAAAAGLAAAQAALAQAARGNGGSNIHGLPDPPSASESKEKQQEARISRVQYFAAWLAESSVDIAAMVDATQEMISLYEFYEQYNEKLTREQINRFVKARGLDK, from the exons ATGTCCGCCAACTACTGGGAGTCGACGCAGAGGCGGCATTGGCTATTTACCAAGGATCAGCTCTCTACCATGCGTCAGAAGCTCGACGATGACAATGCCGACCTCGTGCGCATGTTTCCCTTGCCGCAGCCACGCCATCTTGCCATATATTTCAATCAGC AACTACTCCGCCTGGCAAAACGGCTCAGCATCCGCCAACAGGCCATGGCGACTGCGCAAGTCTACCTGAAGCGATTCTACATCAAGGTCCCCGTCCGATCTACGAACCCATACCTCGTCATCACAACTTCCCTCTATCTGGCCTGCAAGATGGAAGAGGCGCCGCAGCACATTCGGCTCATCGTGACCGAGGCCAGGCAGCTCTGGCAAGATTTCATCGGCCTAGATACATCCAAGATCGGAGAGTGCGAGTTCTACCTTATCAGCGAAATGAGCTCGCAGCTCATCGTGCACCAGCCATACAGGACACTGACGTCGCTGCGGACAGAGTTGTCACTGGTAGATGAGGACGTGCAACTCGCACGCTCCGTCATCAACGACTCCTTTAATAGCGACCTGCCCCTCCTCTGCGCACCGCACGTCATCGCCCTCGTTGCCATCTtgctcgccctcgtccttcGGCCCAATTCCACCGCCCCCGGCCAGGCAGGATCGggctctgccgccgccgccggtcttgccgccgcccaggcagCCCTGGCCCAGGCCGCAAGGGGCAACGGTGGCAGCAATATCCACGGCTTGCCTGATCCTCCTTCGGCCTCCGAGTCCAAGGAGAAGCAGCAGGAAGCCCGGATATCCAGGGTGCAATATTTTGCCGCCTGGCTGGCGGAAAGTAGTGTTGATATCGCGGCCATGGTTGACGCTACTCAGGAGATGATTTCATTATACGAATTCTACGAGCAGTACAATGAAAAATTGACCCGGGAACAAATTAATCGTTTTGTTAAGGCCCGAGGTTTAGATAAATAG
- the bun107 gene encoding UBP9-binding protein bun107, giving the protein MAKKARQRISYVLENAKSSEGGHRLGVNGLAVDTDNGILYSGGRDGIVCAWDLDLDLRRPSTDTHDSADKTRSRSKFRAQAQPHTHWINDITLAQNNTALVSASSDLTVKVWRPHSEEDCTRTVAIGEHADYVKCVATPPASINANWVASGGLDRKICLWDLNGAGKTLEVDVKGEEILEKGSVYALAVSRDIMASGGPEKTIRLYDPRTGDKVSKLVGHLDNIRSILIDDSGDIILSASADKTIKMWSVKGGRCMYTFTMHDESIWSLFSEDPSLGIFYSSDRSGLVAKTDVRGSMEDLDNGLSLAVAQEHCGVSKVVAAGGHVWTATNRSSVNRWGDIDTDTDACLPEPFRHQRAASAASNKLRQATVAGAQATSNKEIPSESILRISNTAVFPARGVVDAEPNNLNESLTRRGSEVVVEQPDPEVKPIHQTPEETIEGQFGLLKHKMLNDRRRVLTLDTAGDVLLWDLLACKPVQSFGKQHLEDVEALVNTREAVAPWCSVDLSSGNLTVVLEPFNCFDAEIYADELKLDEPVEFREDQRISLGRWILRYLFSNLIDEEIKRDERYRQKLNEEVSRNQAAGRANAPTSIDIPPSNVSNWDKPDQLATPRANGSQLHQGTPGLAIGLATPAPGAALPGVPEEVVSSPLSPTEKGNTADKDDYFAGGSAVGPGAPATESSEMKTSTDNGNEKGKDKASDTAKLPGSTFGKKFRISFSSKKLGRSSSQATQDKPVVVDEKAEESESSSTNEKEVDDSFWGVIQKIRNDYDKQLADAPEKLIETKVTPSLPSETPVLKLPPGTKIIIQEEMSGGSANVYQGTVENVGKDADIIEQKAPMWLGDVLLQNLVPFKEPVKISFVLHPMGGLIALSPADGNNRLNANRMLRVKKILAYVAERIEEVPEEPQPNALPPEKYLELYCNDQLLDPLMSLATIRTHVWKSGNDVVLYYKANGRKEIIPPKPASSIIPADTPGAPSPLGAPTAASESTTSTTTAVT; this is encoded by the exons atggccaagaaggcccGCCAGAGAATCAGCTATG TTCTCGAGAATGCCAAATCGTCCGAGGGTGGCCATCGTTTGGGCGTAAATGGCCTTGCTGTCGATACGGACAATGGCATCCT CTACTCTGGTGGACGAGATGGCATCGTCTGCGCCTGggacctcgacctcgacctgaGACGACCCTCTACCGACACCCATGATTCGGCAGACAAGACTCGGTCCCGAAGCAAATTCCGCGCCCAAGCACAGCCTCACACACATTGGATAAACGACATTACCCTGGCGCAGAACAACACTGCCTTGGTCTCAGCGTCGTCAGATCTTACGGTCAAGGTATGGCGACCACACTCGGAGGAGGACTGCACGCGCACAGTCGCAATCGGAGAGCACGCTGATTACGTGAAATGTGTCGCCACGCCTCCCGCCAGCATCAATGCCAACTGGGTTGCTTCGGGTGGTTTGGATCGCAAAATTTGCCTCTGGGATCTCAACGGAGCCGGAAAGACGCTCGAGGTTGACGTCAAGGGTGAGGAGATACTCGAGAAGGGATCTGTGTACGCCCTCGCAGTGAGTCGTGACATTATGGCCAGCGGCGGACCCGAGAAGACGATTCGACTCTACGATCCTCGAACCGGCGACAAGGTCTCTAAATTGGTTGGCCACTTGGACAACATTAGATCCATTTTAATTGACGACTCTGGTGACATCATCCTGAGTGCCAGTGCCGACAAGACAATCAAGATGTGGAGTGTCAAGGGCGGTCGCTGCATGTACACTTTTACAATGCACGACGAAAGCATTTGGTCCCTGTTCTCCGAGGACCCAAGTCTCGGCATATTTTACAGCAGTGATCGGTCTGGCCTTGTAGCCAAGACGGATGTTCGAGGCAGCATGGAAGATTTGGATAACGGGCTGAGTTTGGCGGTTGCACAGGAGCACTGTGGCGTGTCCAAggttgtcgccgccggcggtcACGTTTGGACGGCTACAAACCGGTCTTCAGTCAATCGTTGGGGAGATATAGATACCGACACAGACGCCTGCTTACCAGAGCCATTCCGTCATCAGAGGGCTGCCTCGGCAGCGTCCAACAAGCTTCGACAAGCTACAGTAGCTGGTGCTCAGGCGACAAGCAACAAGGAAATCCCATCCGAGTCTATTCTCCGTATTTCCAACACTGCTGTGTTCCCTGcccgcggcgtcgtcgatgccgagCCCAACAACTTGAATGAGTCGTTGACTAGGCGTGGATCCGAAGTCGTGGTAGAGCAACCCGATCCGGAAGTAAAGCCAATTCATCAAACACCAGAAGAGACCATCGAAGGCCAGTTTGGGCTTTTGAAACACAAGATGCTCAATGATAGGAGAAGGGTGTTGACATTGGATACTGCCGGTGATGTCCTGCTTTGGGATCTCCTTGCT TGCAAGCCAGTCCAGAGCTTCGGCAAACAGCATCTGGAAGATGTCGAGGCCTTGGTCAACACTCGTGAAGCTGTGGCGCCATGGTGCTCAGTGGACTTGAGCTCTGGCAATCTTACAGTTGTGTTGGAACCTTTCAACTGCTTCGATGCCGAGATATACGCCGACGAGTTGAAGTTAGACGAGCCTGTAGAGTTCAGGGAAGACCAAAGAA TCAGCCTTGGAAGGTGGATCTTGAGATATCTCTTCTCGAATCTGATTGACGAAGAAATCAAGCGCGACGAAAGATACCGGCAGAAATTAAACGAAGAGGTCTCCAGGAACCAAGCCGCCGGTCGAGCCAATGCACCTACGTCGATTGATATTCCTCCGTCAAATGTCTCGAACTGGGACAAGCCCGATCAACTTGCCACGCCTCGAGCTAACGGCTCACAACTACACCAGGGCACTCCTGGCTTGGCAATTGGCCTTGCAACTCCTGCGCCTGGAGCCGCACTTCCTGGCGTACCTGAAGAGGTGGTATCTAGCCCTTTAAGCCCTACCGAAAAGGGAAATACCGCAGACAAAGACGATTACTTTGCTGGCGGTAGTGCTGTTGGGCCCGGTGCTCCAGCGACAGAGTCATCGGAAATGAAGACTTCGACGGATAATGGCAATGAGaagggcaaggacaaggcgaGTGACACAGCCAAGTTACCCGGCAGCACCTTTGGGAAGAAGTTCCGAATATCCTTCAGCAGCAAGAAACTAGGGCGATCATCTTCCCAGGCGACGCAAGATAAGCCCGTGGTGGTTGACGAAAAGGCTGAGGAGTCAGAATCATCTTCCACAAATGAAAAGGAAGTGGACGATAGCTTTTGGGGGGTTATCCAGAAGATCCGCAACGATTACGATAAGCAGCTTGCCGACGCTCCGGAGAAACTTATCGAAACTAAAGTAACGCCCAGTCTTCCTAGTGAGACCCCTGTGCTAAAGCTCCCGCCGGGAACCAAGATCATTATCCAAGAGgagatgtctggtggtagCGCCAATGTGTATCAAGGGACGGTCGAGAATGTTGGCAAGGACGCTGACATTATTGAACAGAAAGCCCCAATGTGGCTCGGGGACGTGTTACTGCAAAATCTCGTCCCGTTCAAGGAGCCTGTCAAAATTTCATTTGTTCTTCATCCCATGGGGGGCTTGATCGCTCTGTCCCCGGCAGATGGAAATAACAGATTAAACGCCAACAGAATGTTGCGTGTCAAGAAGATCTTGGCTTACGTTGCCGAAAGGATTGAGGAAGTGCCCGAGGAACCACAACCTAATGCTCTGCCTCCTGAAAAATATTTGGAACTGTATTGTAATGATCAG CTCCTTGACCCGCTGATGAGCCTTGCAACGATCCGTACGCATGTGTGGAAGAGCGGTAACGACGTCGTCTTGTACTACAAGGCCAACGGACGCAAGGAGATTATACCGCCCAAGCCTGCATCATCGATAATCCCTGCAGATACGCCCGGGGCCCCGAGTCCCTTGGGTGcgccaacagcagcatcTGAATCTACTACTTCTACAACGACAGCAGTGACATAA